TCGTCGATCCACGACCAGTCGTCCGCGAGCCACGGTTCGACGGCTCCCTCGATGTAGCGCCCTAGCGGATCGTACAGCAGTCCGGTGACGACCCATCGGTCGCGGTATTCGGCGGAGAGGGGGTTCAGGTTGTAGGTGATTCGCCTGTCGGTGATGCCGACACGGAGCGTCTCGCGCGGCCGGGACCCGCGTTCGGCCCCGGTTCGCTCCTGAAGGCCGAGGTAGCCCAGTGGGGATTCGAAGGATCGATAGCTCCACCCCGAGTACCGGTCGGTTCGGATCGCCCGCGACTCCTCGGGGTAGGCGACGACCGAGAGGGGCGCTTCCTCGCGGACGGCCTCGGCAAGCGAGGAAAGCGCCGTCGTCCGGGTGTCGCCGCTCGCCGTGCGCTGGGTTTCGAGCGGGTCGTCCACGCCGGGGACGTTCACGTAGCCGTAGGGGTTCTGCCAGCCCGGTTCCTCGCTGAATCGCGAGTGAAGCAGTCCATACAGGTAATCCGGATCGAAGTGGCCGGGATGCTGGCCGACGTATAGGTCGAAGTTCTGGTTCAGGAGGACGTTGCGCCAGAGCTTCTCGGTGGTCACCGGCTGGAGGCCGACATCGATGCCGGCGGTCGCGAAGGTTTCGGCGAGATGGCGGGCGATACCGACGGGAACGGGGTCTTCGTCGGCGGGGACCGTCGAGATGGATAGTGAGACCTGCTCGGGCGTATCGCGGTCGACGGAGGCTTGAAACCGGTTCAGACAGCCGGCGCTCGCGGCCAGCGCGCCGGCCGTGCTAGCGAGGAGGGTACGGCGACCGAGCGGTCCCTTCGGTACGGGCACAGTTCTGACGGTACGGGGTCCGGAAGCATCAACGTTCGGCCGTGGCCTACGCTCGCATCGAGGGTGCGTGGACCACGTCGTAGCCCGATCCGTCGGTGACCGAGATGACCGCCCACTCGTAGTCGGGTTTCAGGTCCGAGAGGCGGCGAACGAGCGACTCGGCGGCCTCCCGATATGTGACGAAACAGCGAAGCGAGCCCGAATCCGGGATCGAGTCTTCGTCTTCGTCGGTAGTTGCGGTTACGTGAACGACCTTCCACTCGCGCTCGGCGCGGAACTCGGTGCCGTCTCCCGACAGCGTGTAGCCGAGTTCGCTGAAGATCGACCGGGCCTGCTCGACGGGTGGTATGCTAACAGGTCCCATCCGGTAGGTGCTACGACGACGGCGATTATAAAGGTTCACCCTTATTCGTGCGCCGCGTCCCACTCGGTGGGCTTGCGCTGGTTAGGACAGTCGTTACAGACGATCCGACCCATGGTGTCCATGGCGGTGTTGGTGCTCTCGCAGTTCCCACAGAGATAGCCCCACCGCTCGCGTCGGTCCGTCGTCCGGTAGACGACGTAGAAGGGCCCGTTCGAACCCCTCTCTGCCTCCTCGCGGGCGACGTAGTGAGTCTCCCCGTCGATCGACAGTCGGTCCATACCTCCCCTCGCCGTGCCGGCCGCTTGAGGGTTACCCTAACCGGACGCGGTGGTCTCTCCCGCCCGGATTCCTCCCGACGACGACATCTCGACGGTCCGATACATTCTAATCAGGAAAATTGAATTAATAAGTTGACAATAATACGGGTCGAAGACGAAGTCACCGGTAGATGACACAAAGATCACCCTCCCGTCGGGCGATACTCGGGTTGAGTGGAGCGACCCTCGCCGGATTGGCCGGCTGTCTCGGGAGCCTCTCGACGGACACCGACGAACCGACCGACCACATCGACGATACCGACAACGAATCGGATGACGGGAGCGACGACGAGGACTCGACGCCCCCGGAGCCGCCGGACGGCGGGGCGGTGGTGTTCGTCTACGACGACGGCCCGATGGAGGATTACACCCAAGCGTTGCCGGCCCACCGGCGTTTCGATGCCCCGGCGACGGTCGGGATCGTCAGCGACTGGGTCGGGCGCGCCGACTATCAGGACAACGGCTGTATGGACGTCGAGCATCTCGAAGAACTGGTCGATGCCGGCTGGGAGATCGCCTCCCACACGACCGAACACACCACGCTGGGCACGTTCGAACTCCTGAAAGACGCCCACCCCGACGACACGCGCATCTACCCCGAGGAGATCCGCCATGGCTACCACCGGGGCAAGACCATTGAGATCATCAACGATGAACACGATTTCACCCGCACGGTCGCGGATTACGGAACTGACGGGACGGGCAGATACGTCGAGGTCGACACGCCCATCGACCGCCGGTGTCTCGCCGGCGAGACGATAGTGCGCTACCCCGAAGAACAGATGCGCACCTCGCTAGAGGAGTCGAAGCGCGCGCTCGAAGGGATGGGGTTTTCGGTCGAGACGCTGCTTGCGCCCTACGACAACTTCGGCGAGTACGCCCGACAGTTCGCCACGGAGCACTACTCGGGCGTGGCAAACGCCCGCCACGGCGAGCGAGTGAACGCCCGCGAGGGGTTCGACCCGTATCGGACGCGTCGGGATTACTTCATCGAGTACACGGATCGCGAGTCGGTCACACGCGACCTGGACGAGATCGCCGAGACGGGGGCCCTGGGGGTGGTGGGTGCACATACGTTCAAGGAGGAGGTCACGGAAGAACGGATCGCGGACACCCTCTCGTGGGTCCACGAGCGCGATATCACCGTCCTCACCCTGCGCGAGGCCATCGAACGCTACGCGAGGTGATCGTCGGAGCTCGACCGGCTCGTACCGATCGATGGAGCGGGCCCGTAGCCGGAAGGGATCCGGCAGTGGGCAGGCGTGGCGGATCGAAGGGAAAGGTTGACGCCGGTCGACGGGCGAACAACGGGTGTGACTCGCGTCGTCGTTCCGGTCAGATATCCCCTCTCGAGACGCTCGAAACGGACCGTCGAGCGCGCGCTCGCTGTCGCAGAAGACGACGACGCCGACCTGACCGTGTTACACGTCAACCTCTATCAGAACGGCCACCCGATCACGCGTTCGGAACTGAAGCGCGCGATCGAGACCGAGTTCGGGCGACTACCGAGCGTTCGCTACGTCGTTCGGTCGGGCTTTTTGGTCGAGGAGACGATCCTCGACGAGATCGCCGCCGAGGACGCCGACATCGTCGTCATCGGCCACAGGCAGGCCTCGCGCTGGAAGCGCCTGATCAACCGTCTGGTGCGCGATCCCGACATCGAGAGTTTCCTCAAGAACCACCTCGACTGTACCGTAATCACCGTCAGCGGCTGACGTCCGACTCGGTCTGTCCCTCGGCGCGGTCCATCGACACGCGGGCCTCGCCGCTGGTGTCGTCGAAGACGACGTGTGCGTGAGGGTACGGGATCTCGACGTCGAGGTCGTCGAGTTCCTTCCAGATCCGCTCTTGGATCTCCGACTGGACCTTCGCGGCGTAGTACGGCGTTCGAACCCAGTAGCGCAGCCTGAGTGCGACGCCGTGATCGCCGTATTCGCGGATCTGACAGGTCGGACGGGCCGGATACCGGGCGTTGCCGACTCGGATCGTCGGCCCGCCCGCGATGACGCCCTCGGCCTGCCGGGCGGCCCGCACGACCAGCCGGCGCGCCTCTGCGAGGTCGCCCTCGTAGGTAACGGTCATATCCAGCGTCATTCGCGTGCGCTCGTCCTCGGCGGAGTAGTTGATCACGTCCCGTTCGCGGATCGTGGCGTTGGGGATCACGAGCACGGAGTTGTCCTCGGTGAGGATCTTCGTATAGCGAAGCGTGATGTCCTCGATGAACCCCCGCTGTTGGGCGTCGACGATCTCGACCATGTCGCCGATCTCGTAGGGTTGGTCCGCGAGCACGAACAGCCCGCCGACGTAGTTGCCGATGACCGGCGCGAGGATGACACCGATCACCGCCGAGATCACGGTCACCGAGAGGAAGATGTTGCCGATCCCGACGCCGAGGATCCCGGCAGCGATCGTGACCGCAAAGAGGATGATTCCGAGTTTGATGCCGCGTAGGACCGTCCGCGAGAGGCTCTGGCGCTCGAATTGCTGGGCGACCGGCCGTCCGAGCATCCGGACGACGACGCCCGAGACGTACCAGCCGACGACCAGCACCGCAAGCGCGAGCAACAGCCGACCCGTGATCGAGGTGACGAGCCACTGGAGGAATCCCTCGATCGTCTCGACGATCGTCTGGCCGATCTGCATCGTCCGTAGTTGTACGAGCGGCGCCCAAAGCGTTGTCGTCTGATGGCCGGTCCGGGAACCGAACGCCGGGCGCCGACAGTATAACGAACCACCCGAGCGTAGCCCGGCCATGGCGCAGACTCCCATGGAGACGTCGTTTCACGTCACACACGAGGCCGATCGGACGGGCGAGACGCTGCTGGTCGGCCTCTCGCAGTTCGGACTGGCCGGGCTGACGGCCGTCGACTACCTCGCCACTCAGCTCGAACTCGAAGAGACCGGTCACATCACCGCCGAGGCCCTGCCGTCGATCACGCCCTTCGCCGAGGGCCGCCCGCGACACCACACGCGGTTGTACTCCCGTCCGGACCTCGAGTTCACCGTCCTCGTCGGCGAACTGTTCGTCCCTGTTCAGGCGGCCGACCCGTTCAGCCGGGCGATCCTCGAGTGGACCGACCACAACACCGTCGACGAGGTGGCCGTCCTCTCGGGGATCCCCCTCGCACACGGCCCCGAGGACCACCGCACCTTCTATATCGCCACCGAGGACTACCGCCGCGACCGGCTCGCCGAGACCGACGTCGACCCGATGGGGATGGGGTTTCTCGACGGCGTCAACGCGAGTCTCATCGAGCGAGGACTCGATACGGACCTCGACGTGGGCGTGTTCGTGACTCCCGTTCACGCCCAAACCCCCGACGCCGAGGCGGCCCTTCGCCTCCTCTCGACGCTGAAGGCGGTCTACGACCTCGATCTCGACACCGGACCCCTCGAAGCGTTCGCGGGGGAGGTAAAGAACCACTACGCCCAGCTCTCCGAACGCCTCGAAGCCGCCCAGTCCCACGAGCGCCCCGACGACCGGATGTTCATGTAACGCCGTTCCGAAACGGCGTGCTACTCGAATCCGGATACGTAATATGGTGCCGGCGTCAAGACTGCCCATGACCAGCCCGGATCTCCGTGCGACCCTCGAAGCAGTCGGCGAGCAGTTCAACCTCGGCGAGTACGAGATCGACGCCTACCTCACCGTCCTCGAACACGGCCAACTCACCGCAAGCGAGATCGCCGACAGGACCGACATCCCCCAGCCGCGAGTCTACGACACCGTTCGCAGCCTCTCGGACCGCGGGCTGGTCGAACTGCGCGAGACCCGCCCGATGCAGATCATCGCGGTCGACCCCGAGGAGGCCTTCTCGCGGGTTCGGGGCTCGCTCGAGGAGATGGTCGACGAACTCGAGGCGCGTTACACCGCCCCCGCCCGCGAAACGGAGGCGGTCTCGTTGGTGAAATCCCGCTCGACGATCCTCAGACACCTCGAAGACGTGATCGAGGCCGCCGAGTACGAACTGATCCTCTCGTTGACTCCGGACCTGCTCGATCGGTTCGCCGACGATCTGCGCGAGGCGCTCTCGTCGGGGGTAAGCATCGAACTGCTCGTCGCGCCCGTTTCCGAGGCTCCCTCGCCCGAGGAGTACCCCTACGGCGAGGTCTCGACGGTCGCTCGCGGTCGGCGCGGGATCACCACGCCCGTGATCGCAGTCGCCGACGGGGTCTACTCGGTGTATGCCACCCAGGACGCCATCCGCGACGACCGCGACCGGTACGGCGTGATCTTCAACCGCTCGGCGCTTGGCTTTCTCGTCTCGGGCTTTTTCGGGACCGTACTCTGGACCACGGCCGAGACGCTCGCAGAGAACGGCGACGGACGGCCCTTCCCGAGAAAGTACGCCTCGATCCGCCGGTGTGTCAAGGACATCCGCGAACTCGGTGGGGATTTCTTCGCGAGCGTCGAGGGCCGGGACGTCGAGACCGGCGAGCCCCGCGTGGTGCGCGGGCGGGTCGCAGGCGTCGACTTCGAGGATACCGAGGAGGTCGCGACGATGACCATCGAGACCGACAACGGCGAGGTGAGCGTCGGTGGGCGCGTGGCCGCACTCGAGCGGATCGAGGCCCACGAGATCCACGTCGACCGCGACGGCGTTCCCTCCCAGTAACTCGACGACGGCAGCATTGCGCAAGGGTTGGATACTTGCTTTTCGAGCACGGCGATACGGTAGAGCGATGAGTCAGGACCGAGTACGATGGGAGTACGAGACGCTCAGGCCTCCCCGCGAGGCGACGAAAAAGGAGGCCAGCGACCCGAAGGCTGAACTGAACGCGCTCGGCGAAGAGGGCTGGGAGCTGGTCGAGACCGTCGAGTACACCGGCGGCGGAACGAAGTTTCTGCTGTTCAAGCGTCCAATTGACGACGGAGCGACATGAGCGCGGACCCCGATGCCGGCCCCGACATCGAGGCCAACGCGGAGACCGAAACCGAGATCGAGACCGATCGCGACACCGACATCGGCACCGCCAACACGATGCGGGAACGTTCGAACGAGAGTCGCGTCAAGCTCTGGGCGACGATGACGGGAAACCGGCTACTGATCACCGGTCTACTGGCGCTCAGTTTTTTCATCGGGTTCGTCGTGGTCGGGGAGTGGTTCGTACCGAATTTCGAGTCGACGATCCATTCCGACAGTATGATCAGCTACATGTTCTCGACGATGATCAGCGCGATCGTCACCGGGACGACGCTGGTCGTTACGATCAGCCAGATCGTGATCTCACAGGAGAACGGCCCGCTCGGTGATCAGCGCACACGCATGAGCAACACGATGGACTACCGGGAGTACACCGAGGAAATGATCGGCTCGCCGGCTCCCGCGGATCCCTCTGCGTTCCTCCGACAGATCATCGGCGCGACCGAACGTCGGGCGCGATTACTGCGCGATAGCATCGCCGGTAACGACGACGAGCAACTGCGCGCGGAGGTCGACGACTTCACCGAGAGCCTGATCGAGAACGCAGAAGAGGTACGAGACGAGCTAGAGGGAGGGAGTTTCGGCTCGTTCGACGTTCTCAACGCCGCACTCAACTACAACTACGGCATCAAGATCTTCCAGGTCGAGCGCATCGCAAACGACCACCCCGAGGATCTCACCGACGAGGACATGTCGATCCTCGACGACCTGAAGTCGACGCTTTCGATGTTCGGGCCGGCCCGCGAGCACATCAAGACGCTGTATTTCCAGTGGGCGCTGATGGACCTCTCACAGATGATCCTCTATACGTCGGTTCCGGCCCTGCTGGTCGCCGGGAGCATGCTCGGGTTTTTCGACGGGCTCTCCCTACCGAACACGACCTTCGGCGTGAGCAACACCATCCTGATAGTCGGGGCGGCCTTTACCGTCACGCTGATCCCGTTCCTGTTGCTGATCAGCTACATCGCCCGGGTGGCGACCGCCGCGAAACGCACGCTCGCGATCGGCCCGCTCGTCCTTCGGGAGTCACAGCGCTAGTCCGGCGCCAGTCTTTTGCTCGCCTGCCCCGATAATCGAGCGTGAACGACGCCGACGACGGGATGGAGTATACGACCCTCGGAACCACCGGCCTCGAGGTCTCGACGCTCTGTCTCGGCTGCATGAACTTCGGAAGCGACCGGCCCTGGATGATCGACGACGACGAAAAGAGCCGGGCGGTCATCGAGCGCGCGCTCGATCTCGGGATCAACTTCCTCGATACGGCGAACGTCTACTCGCGCGGGGAGAGCGAGGAGATCGTCGGGCGGGCCATCGAGGGCTACGACCGCTCGGAACTCGTGCTCGCCACCAAAGTCTACGGGGAGATGGGCGAGGGCCCCAATCAGGGCGGGCTCTCACGAAAGCACATCATCGACCAGTGCGAGGCGAGCCTCGACCGACTCGGGACGGACTACATCGACCTCTATCAGATCCACCGCTGGGACGACCAGACGCCGATCGAGGAGACGCTTTCGGCACTCAACCATCTCGTCGAGGAAGGGCTCGTGCGGTATATCGGCGCCTCGACGATGATGGGCTGGCAGTTCGCGAAGGCCCTCTACGAGAGCGACCTCAACGATTACGAGCGATTCGTCTCGATGCAGCCCGAATACAGCCTCGTCGATCGCCACGAGGAGGAGAACCTGCTTCCCGTGTGTGCCGATCAGGGCGTCGGCGTGGTTCCGTGGAGCCCGCTCGCGGGCGGCTTTCTCACCGGCAAGTACGAGCGCGACGCCGAGCCCGAATCGGGGCGGGCGGCCACCGACGAGCACACCCGCGAGCGCTTCACCGAGGAAAATTGGGCGGTGCTCGACGCCGTCCGCGAGATCGCCGCCGAGAAGGACGCCTCGCCTGCACAGGTCAGTCTGGCGTGGCTGTTGCACAAACCGGTAGTCGACGCCCCGATCATCGGGCCCCGGTCGCTCGACCACCTCGATGAGAACGCCGGGGCGGTCTCGGTGTCGCTGACCGACGAGGAGATCGAGCGTCTAGAAGCGCCGAAGACCCCCGTTTGGTCGCGTGCGACCGGCGACCTCTGAGGCGACCAGTACGTTTATCCCCCGTGGCGGGGACTCCCAGCTATGTCCGGCGACGAGGGCGATCTCGGGACGATCCTCGAGGAGGGTGGTCTCTCGCCGTATCAGGCCGCCGCCTTCGTCGCGCTGTTGGATCTGGGGTCGGCGTCCGCCCGGACGATCGCACGGGCGAGTGACGTACCCGACCCGCGGATCTACGACGTGTTGCGCGATCTGGAAGCCGACGGCTACGTCGAGACCTACGAACAGGACCGTCTGCACGCCCGGGTGAGCGACCTCGATCGGATCACCGACAGACTGGCCGCACGCGCCGAGCGCTTCGCGTGGGCCAGCGAGGAGGTCACGGAGCGATACGAGCGCCCCCACGCGGAGATCGGCGAGGCGCGGATCGTCGGCCGGTTCGAGACGGTGTTCGACCACGCACGCGGGGCCATCGAACGGGCGACCGACCGGGTGCAAGCCTCGCTCACCCCCGAGGAGTTCGCGGACCTCGAACCCGCGCTCGCGGCCGCCATCGACCGTGGCGTCGACATCCAGCTCTCGATCCACGGCAACGAGGACTCGATGCCCGCCACCGGGACGCTCGCGGGCGCCTGTACTGAGGCGCGCTATCGGCCGCTTCCTGCGCCCTTCGTCGTGCTCGTCGACCGCTCGGAGCTGTGTTTCGTCCCCCACAGCGACTCGATCAACGAGTACGGCGTGATCGTCGACGACCGAACCCACGCCTACGTGTTTCACTGGTTTTTCACCCTCTGTCTGTGGGACGTCTGGGAGGTCCACTACTCCGGGCGGGCGAACGAGCCGCCGATCACCTACGCCGGCCTGCGCGAGTGTCTCCGGGCGATCGAACCCGAACTCGACGCCGGGCGGACCGTCCTCGTGACGGTCGAGGGGCGGTGGACCGACACCGGCGAGGGCTGTTCGATCGTCGGGCAGGCACTCGAGTGTACCTACACGACCCAGTCGGCAAACGTGCGGGTCGACCCGACGATCGCCGCCTACGCCGGGCGCGCGACGCTGACTGTCACCACCGACGACGGTCCCGTCTCGGTCGGCGGGTGGGGTGCGACCGTCGAGGATGCCGAGGTGAACCGGATCACCGTCGAGTCGATCGAGTAGGACAACGCTCTTGCCGGTTCCGGCCGTTTCGACGGGTATGGACGAACTGCCGGCGCGTTTTGGCGGCGCCGACTGGCTCGATCTCGGACCCGACGAGGAGGTCCTCTGGGCCGGCCACCCGAGTTTCGTCCCCTATCTCGGGGGATTCGCCCTCGGGGCGGCGTTGATCGTCGCCGGCGTCGCCGGGGCGATCCTGCTCGGGGAGTTCGCGCTCGTGGGCGTCCTCGCGTTCGCGGTCGGTCTCGCAGTGGTCGGTTGGACGTACTACCAGCGGATCTCGACGGGTTACGTCATCACGAGCGCCGAGGTCTACCACAAGGAGGGTCTGATCGCCCGGGACGTGACCCAGATCCGCTACGAGCGGATCCAGAACACCTCCTTCAGCCAGACGGTCCTCGAACGCACGCTCTCGTATGGCGACGTGATCATCACCAGCGCGGGCACCGGCGAGGTCGAGATCACCCTCCGGAACGTTCCCGACCCCGAGCGGCTCAAGCGACTGTTGAGCGAGCAACTCGACGCAGTTTACGCGACGGGGACCGCGCGGGCGGAGCGGTCGATCCGGACCGACACCTGAAACCGACACAACCCTCATACCGTCGCCCCGAGAACGGACATCGATGGGACCCATCGTCCTCCGTCGGCCGGAGTACACCGGACAGAACCGGTGTTGGCCCTGTACCGTCGCCAACGGCCTCGTCCTCGCAGGCTGTTGTCTCGCGCTCGTGCCCCTCTCGATCCCGCTTTCGCTTTTCGCCCTGCTCGCGGGCGCGGGTGCGATTCGATACCGGGGCTATCTCGTCCCCTACACCCCACAGCTCACCGCCCGCGTGCGCCAAGCGATAGCCAGCGAACCGGCCCGCCCCCGTGCCGGCTCGCTCGATCTGAAGGACGACGAGGAACTCGGCCGGCGAACGGTCGAGACGCTGCTGGCCGAGGGAGTGCTCGTCCCCGACGGGGACAGACTCCACCTCGAGGAGCGGTTTCGCGGGGCGTGGCGCGAGGAGATGACCCGGCTGCGTGCCCGCTCGGACGAGGGACTGCTCGCGGCGATTACGGCGGCGACCGACGGGACCGACGTCGAGCTACTCGAGGCGGACCGTCCCTTGTTCGTCCTCACCGGTTCTGTCGGCGGCGAGGCGTGGGTATCCCGGCCGGTCGTGATCGCGGAGATCGCCGCCGAGCGGGCACTGGGTGTATGTGTCCCCGACATGAATCGCCGGGATCGGCTCACGGCCGCTCGTGCGCTGCGCTCGTTTCTCGAGTACTGTCCGGTCTGTGAGACGCCGACCGAGGAGACCCGTCCCCACCTGTGTTGCGGGAGTGCTCCCACCCCGGAAGCACGCTCGGGAACGGTCCTCGTCTGCCCGGCGTGCGACGAGGCGCTGTATCGGTTTCTCGACGACTAATCGCCCGACGGGGCGGTTTACAACGCTTGTAGTATCGTTATTCCAAACAACTAAATAGGAAAGATCCGTTTCTCTGCCAGAGATGGGCCGAGGGAACACTAGACGACGCTCTGGGGTATCGAGACGAACCTTCGTCAAGGCGGCCGGTGCCTCGGGCGTCACCGCCGGGTCGCTCGGGTTGGCCGGTTGTGTTGGGAGCGCGAACCAAGACGCGCTTATACTGCACGCCGACGCGCGCTTTCAGAGTTCACAGGACGCGATCCAAGAGGCGCTCTGGGAGGCCGGTCTCGATCAGGAGATCGAATTCGACGTCCGGGCGGCCTCCCAAAACACCGAACAGCGCCGCCAGGAGATCCAGTCAGCCCTACAGGCGGGTCGGGCACCCCCGGACGTCTTCCTGATGGACTCGGGGTGGACGATCCCGTTTATCCTCCGCGAACAGACCTCAACCTGACCGAGCGACTCTCGAACGACGTACTGAGTCGGGTGCAGGACACCTACATGGACACCTCCGTCGAGACGGCGAGCCATCCCGAGACGGGGGATCTCCATGCCCTGCCGCTGTTTCCCGACTTCCCGGTGATGCTCTACCGGAAGGACCTCGTCGAGGAGGCGGGCTACGACACGAGCGGGTGGGCGACCAACGCGCTCTCCTGGCAGGAGTTCTCCGAGGTCGTCGCCGACACCCAACAGCAGGCCGGTCTCACGTACGGCTTTACCACACAGGGGGCGGCCTACGAGGGGCTGTCGTGTTGTACGTTCAACGAGACGATGTCGGGTTGGGGCGGGGCGTACTTCGGCGGTATCGACAACCTCTTCGAGGCCGGCGACCGGCCCGTCACCGTCGACGAGAAGCCGGTCCTCGACGCGATCCGCATGATGCGGGCGTTCATGTACGGCGAGGAGGACGAACACGCCCTCGACGGGTTCCAACAGATCTGTCCCACCGCGATCGTCCAGTGGATCGAGGACGACTCGCTGGGTCCGTTCCAGAACGGCAACGCCGTCGCCCACCGGAACTGGCCCTATGCGATCGCAGAAACCGCAAGCGAGGACGCCTTCGGCGAGGCCATCGGCGTAATGCCGATCCCTTACGGCGTCACGCCCGAGCAGGCCCAGTACGAGGGAACCGGCGGGACCTGTGCGGCGCTCGGGGGATGGAACCTGGCGATCAACCCCTACAGCGATCGTGTCGATGAAGCCATCCAGATGATCGAGGCGTTCTCCCAGGAGAGCATGCAGGTCTTTCTCTTCGAGGAGCAGAGCCTGTTTCCGCCGAACCTCGACCTGCTCGAAACGGAGGAGATCCGACAGATCGAACCGCTCGGGCGGTACGTCGAGACGCTCCAGACGCTCGGCGAGAACGCTATCCCGCGGCCGGTGACGGACATCTGGGCCGAACAGGGCGCCGTGATCGCGATCGAGGTACAAAACGCCTACACCGGACAGAAATCACCCGAAGAAGCGATGACCGATCTGAGAAACCGACTGCAGGAAAGCGAACAGGACGTGGGGAACTAGAATGGCGACCGACACGCGCAATCGCGGACGGCTCGCCCCGGTCGTCGACTGGATGGAAAACTTGAGCGAGGCGGCCTACGCCTACTTGCTGTTGCTCCCGGCGTTCGGGCTTCTGACGCTCATTGCGTTCTATCCACTGATCTCGACGTTCTGGATGTCGCTACTCGAAGACCAAACCCGAGGTGCAGAAACCCTCGGCGGGTTCGTCGGACTGGACAACTACATCGGCATCCTCACCGGCGATGCGCGCCTCGCCCGGCAGTTCCTCGATATCCAGTTCACTGGAAGCTTCCCGTTCTTCGAACTCGGCGTCGGGTTCTTCCAACAGGCGCTGTTCG
The DNA window shown above is from Halalkalicoccus jeotgali B3 and carries:
- a CDS encoding extracellular solute-binding protein, whose product is MDDPVYPPRTDLNLTERLSNDVLSRVQDTYMDTSVETASHPETGDLHALPLFPDFPVMLYRKDLVEEAGYDTSGWATNALSWQEFSEVVADTQQQAGLTYGFTTQGAAYEGLSCCTFNETMSGWGGAYFGGIDNLFEAGDRPVTVDEKPVLDAIRMMRAFMYGEEDEHALDGFQQICPTAIVQWIEDDSLGPFQNGNAVAHRNWPYAIAETASEDAFGEAIGVMPIPYGVTPEQAQYEGTGGTCAALGGWNLAINPYSDRVDEAIQMIEAFSQESMQVFLFEEQSLFPPNLDLLETEEIRQIEPLGRYVETLQTLGENAIPRPVTDIWAEQGAVIAIEVQNAYTGQKSPEEAMTDLRNRLQESEQDVGN